A DNA window from Myxocyprinus asiaticus isolate MX2 ecotype Aquarium Trade chromosome 15, UBuf_Myxa_2, whole genome shotgun sequence contains the following coding sequences:
- the ubxn11 gene encoding UBX domain-containing protein 11 isoform X2, translating into MFPENQPGPHIIDNLSTLRSKVMQKKKAKQASPPSDFELMSSMMQKICQLEKKVKTQAIDIERRAQRIAVLEEKLSLLQEEKEKSLSDGNQDEGMVAMCLRLQKQVYEMERFLNDYGMIWVGSEEHDVLYLPETEQAKNSAGAPVHRRFEMNYDLVMQNIQELNILAGEGESHVTSIPGGAKLTQQSSIPLWLYKNGIVMFSGPFRSYQDPTTQECMQDLMDGFFPSELQDRFPNGVPFQVHDKRDEEFFVRQLWTEFPGKGQTINGEGGQSADSSGRARSIAPKQTQITGQKLSMEQFLRKLPETVVKAGKVINIRDSVKAHLQGFPDGAKNHSATIVETLVLQALRKSEADSSLAAKDITTLRVKSEDGVKMFIMKMYYTETIGDLRHYLDMQRGPGAAPYDIISAFPQQCYRDDTLTLLSCGLTQNAALLLRPQASTHRQHGNAERATLN; encoded by the exons ATGTTCCCAGAAAACCAGCCAGGTCCACACATCATAGACAATCTTTCTACACTAAGATCAAAGGTCATGCAAAAGAAGAAGGCCAAACAAG CTTCACCCCCGAGTGATTTTGAACTGATGTCGAGCATGATGCAGAAGATCTGTCAGCTTGAGAAAAAGGTCAAAACTCAGGCTATAGATATAGAGCGCAGG GCACAAAGAATTGCTGTTCTGGAAGAGAAACTGAGTCTTTTGCAAGAGGAAAAAG AGAAATCTTTAAGTGATGGGAACCAAGATGAAGGAATGGTTGCAATGTGCCTCAGACTTCAAAAACAAGTCTATGAAATGGAG AGGTTTCTTAATGATTATGGAATGATCTGGGTTGGAAGTGAAGAACATGATGTGCTGTATCTTCCTGAGACTGAGCAAGCCAAGAACTCTGCAG GAGCTCCTGTGCACAGgaggtttgaaatgaactatgACCTGGTCATGCAAAACATCCAAGAACTGAACATCTTAGCAGGGGAAGGGGAGTCCCATGTGACCTCCATTCCTGGTGGGGCAAAACTGACACAACAGTCCTCCATACCTCTATGGCTCTACAAAAACGGCATTGTCATGTTCAGTGGACCATTTCGGTCATACCAGGACCCAACCACACAA GAATGCATGCAAGACTTGATGGATGGGTTTTTTCCTTCTGAGCTTCAGGATAGGTTTCCTAATGGTGTGCCCTTTCAG GTTCATGACAAACGGGATGAGGAGTTCTTTGTTCGGCAACTGTGGACTGAGTTTCCGGGAAAGGGACAAACTATAAATGGCGAAGGAGGTCAGTCAGCAGACAGTTCTGGACGGGCGAGATCCATAGCCCCAAAACAGACTCAGATAACAG GCCAAAAACTATCCATGGAACAGTTCCTCAGGAAGCTCCCAGAGACTGTGGTGAAGGCAGGGAAAGTGATCAACATTCGGGACTCAGTGAAGGCCCATCTACAG GGCTTCCCTGATGGTGCCAAGAATCATTCGGCAACCATTGTAGAAACACTTGTCCTGCAGGCCCTGAGGAAAAG TGAGGCAGACTCTTCGCTAGCAGCAAAAGACATCACCACACTACGGGTGAAGTCAGAGGATGGAGTGAAGATGTTCATCATGAAAATGTACTACACAGAGACCATTGGAGATCTGCGTCATTACTTGGACATGCAAAG AGGACCAGGTGCTGCGCCATATGACATCATTAGCGCATTTCCACAGCAGTGCTACAGAGATGACACCCTGACGCTCCTGTCCTGTGGTCTGACTCAAAATGCGGCACTGCTTCTGCGCCCACAAGCTTCCACTCACAGACAGCACGGAAACGCAGAGAGGGCAACCCTTAActaa
- the ubxn11 gene encoding UBX domain-containing protein 11 isoform X1: MSSPLSTLRKNRRIPLPDIESEGERERKPFKERPDTDYDTALFRDMFPENQPGPHIIDNLSTLRSKVMQKKKAKQASPPSDFELMSSMMQKICQLEKKVKTQAIDIERRAQRIAVLEEKLSLLQEEKEKSLSDGNQDEGMVAMCLRLQKQVYEMERFLNDYGMIWVGSEEHDVLYLPETEQAKNSAGAPVHRRFEMNYDLVMQNIQELNILAGEGESHVTSIPGGAKLTQQSSIPLWLYKNGIVMFSGPFRSYQDPTTQECMQDLMDGFFPSELQDRFPNGVPFQVHDKRDEEFFVRQLWTEFPGKGQTINGEGGQSADSSGRARSIAPKQTQITGQKLSMEQFLRKLPETVVKAGKVINIRDSVKAHLQGFPDGAKNHSATIVETLVLQALRKSEADSSLAAKDITTLRVKSEDGVKMFIMKMYYTETIGDLRHYLDMQRGPGAAPYDIISAFPQQCYRDDTLTLLSCGLTQNAALLLRPQASTHRQHGNAERATLN, translated from the exons ATGAGCTCCCCGCTTTCCACGCTGAGGAAGAACAGACGAATTCCCCTTCCAGACATTGAAAGCGAAGG GGAAAGGGAAAGGAAGCCTTTTAAAGAAAGGCCAGACACGG ACTATGATACTGCATTATTCAGAGATATGTTCCCAGAAAACCAGCCAGGTCCACACATCATAGACAATCTTTCTACACTAAGATCAAAGGTCATGCAAAAGAAGAAGGCCAAACAAG CTTCACCCCCGAGTGATTTTGAACTGATGTCGAGCATGATGCAGAAGATCTGTCAGCTTGAGAAAAAGGTCAAAACTCAGGCTATAGATATAGAGCGCAGG GCACAAAGAATTGCTGTTCTGGAAGAGAAACTGAGTCTTTTGCAAGAGGAAAAAG AGAAATCTTTAAGTGATGGGAACCAAGATGAAGGAATGGTTGCAATGTGCCTCAGACTTCAAAAACAAGTCTATGAAATGGAG AGGTTTCTTAATGATTATGGAATGATCTGGGTTGGAAGTGAAGAACATGATGTGCTGTATCTTCCTGAGACTGAGCAAGCCAAGAACTCTGCAG GAGCTCCTGTGCACAGgaggtttgaaatgaactatgACCTGGTCATGCAAAACATCCAAGAACTGAACATCTTAGCAGGGGAAGGGGAGTCCCATGTGACCTCCATTCCTGGTGGGGCAAAACTGACACAACAGTCCTCCATACCTCTATGGCTCTACAAAAACGGCATTGTCATGTTCAGTGGACCATTTCGGTCATACCAGGACCCAACCACACAA GAATGCATGCAAGACTTGATGGATGGGTTTTTTCCTTCTGAGCTTCAGGATAGGTTTCCTAATGGTGTGCCCTTTCAG GTTCATGACAAACGGGATGAGGAGTTCTTTGTTCGGCAACTGTGGACTGAGTTTCCGGGAAAGGGACAAACTATAAATGGCGAAGGAGGTCAGTCAGCAGACAGTTCTGGACGGGCGAGATCCATAGCCCCAAAACAGACTCAGATAACAG GCCAAAAACTATCCATGGAACAGTTCCTCAGGAAGCTCCCAGAGACTGTGGTGAAGGCAGGGAAAGTGATCAACATTCGGGACTCAGTGAAGGCCCATCTACAG GGCTTCCCTGATGGTGCCAAGAATCATTCGGCAACCATTGTAGAAACACTTGTCCTGCAGGCCCTGAGGAAAAG TGAGGCAGACTCTTCGCTAGCAGCAAAAGACATCACCACACTACGGGTGAAGTCAGAGGATGGAGTGAAGATGTTCATCATGAAAATGTACTACACAGAGACCATTGGAGATCTGCGTCATTACTTGGACATGCAAAG AGGACCAGGTGCTGCGCCATATGACATCATTAGCGCATTTCCACAGCAGTGCTACAGAGATGACACCCTGACGCTCCTGTCCTGTGGTCTGACTCAAAATGCGGCACTGCTTCTGCGCCCACAAGCTTCCACTCACAGACAGCACGGAAACGCAGAGAGGGCAACCCTTAActaa